From Chryseobacterium shandongense, the proteins below share one genomic window:
- a CDS encoding TonB-dependent receptor — protein sequence MKIKLLFLVTFLSFALNMAQTKISGRVTYKNKGVAEVNVTLKDTYDGATTDINGNFSFETSEKGNKTLLFSHPKYIEVEKQILVDNQEISVNAELKEQINEIDAVVVSAGSIEASDKKRATALLTPIDIYTTAGADGQISSALNYLPGVQKVGETEGLFIRGGTGTESKIFMDGSLINNYFSNSVPGIAGRDRFNTSLFKGNVFSSGGYSSLYGQALSGALMLESVDLPDQSSYDFGVSPIFLNAGFQRLTESKNSSFGASLGYSNLKLMQDVFNFNTDFSEAPESFNGDFNFRIKTKAGGFFKYYGMYDSNRLGVKTESLEPEEYDWSLVQLKGKNTYHNLSFKQKFGKYLLNAGTSYSFNRSDLNFSTEKDDVENGKTKLLTDGNYINFKTVLERKVNKISALRGGFELNGTSEKLSFNEFVQKHYKDLISSAFVETDLGFSNHLSAKIGVRAEYSSYLEKSNIAPRLALAYRFAKDWTTSFAYGIFYQNPESRYINVPVDLDFQKAHHYIFQVQRTSEGRSLRFEAFYKKYDDLIKVKNLSFIDGQNQYVQTADNNNGYGFAKGLELFWRDKKTFENIDYWISYSYLDSKRDFMNYPVSLKPNFASEHTLSAVAKRFIPKWKTGFNLSYTYAKGRPYYDIATQDVNGEQQYFVRHEGRLKDYNALNFSVNYLPNLGKNDAKAFTVLVLSVSNVLGSKNVYGYNFSMDGSRNSAVVPPVNTFVFIGAFISFGVDKTQNAINNNL from the coding sequence ATGAAAATAAAACTATTATTTCTCGTTACCTTTTTATCTTTTGCCTTAAACATGGCTCAGACAAAAATATCAGGAAGAGTAACCTACAAAAATAAAGGGGTAGCTGAGGTAAATGTAACATTAAAAGATACGTATGATGGAGCTACAACAGATATAAACGGGAATTTTTCTTTTGAAACTTCAGAAAAAGGAAACAAAACTTTACTGTTTTCGCATCCCAAATACATTGAAGTTGAAAAACAGATATTAGTTGATAATCAGGAAATTTCAGTCAATGCTGAACTAAAAGAACAGATTAATGAAATTGACGCCGTTGTCGTATCGGCAGGTTCTATTGAAGCCAGCGACAAAAAGCGAGCTACGGCACTTCTTACTCCCATTGATATTTACACAACAGCGGGAGCAGACGGACAGATTTCTTCGGCGTTAAATTATCTTCCGGGCGTTCAGAAAGTGGGCGAGACAGAAGGCCTTTTCATTCGTGGTGGAACAGGAACGGAGTCTAAAATTTTCATGGACGGAAGCCTGATCAACAATTATTTCTCAAATTCGGTTCCTGGAATTGCGGGAAGAGACCGCTTCAATACTTCGCTCTTTAAAGGGAATGTGTTCTCAAGCGGAGGGTATTCTTCGTTGTACGGACAAGCCCTTTCCGGAGCACTGATGCTGGAAAGTGTTGATCTCCCGGATCAAAGTTCGTATGATTTCGGAGTTTCACCCATATTTTTAAATGCAGGATTTCAAAGACTTACCGAGAGCAAAAATTCATCTTTCGGGGCAAGCTTAGGATATTCCAATCTAAAGCTGATGCAGGATGTGTTTAATTTTAATACCGATTTTTCAGAGGCTCCGGAAAGCTTCAACGGCGATTTTAATTTCAGAATCAAAACAAAAGCAGGAGGTTTTTTTAAATATTACGGAATGTACGATTCCAACAGATTAGGAGTGAAAACCGAAAGCCTGGAACCGGAAGAGTACGACTGGTCTCTAGTACAATTAAAAGGAAAAAATACGTATCACAATCTATCCTTCAAACAGAAATTCGGGAAATATTTACTGAATGCAGGAACATCTTATTCATTCAACCGGTCGGATCTTAATTTTTCCACGGAAAAGGATGATGTTGAAAATGGGAAAACAAAACTTTTAACGGACGGAAATTACATTAATTTTAAAACCGTTCTGGAAAGAAAAGTGAATAAAATAAGCGCGTTGCGCGGAGGGTTTGAATTAAATGGAACCAGTGAAAAACTCAGCTTTAATGAATTTGTACAGAAACACTACAAAGATCTGATATCGTCTGCATTCGTAGAAACCGATCTGGGATTCAGCAACCATTTGTCGGCCAAAATAGGAGTAAGAGCAGAATACTCGTCGTATCTTGAGAAAAGCAATATTGCCCCGCGCCTGGCTTTAGCCTATCGATTTGCAAAAGACTGGACAACCTCTTTCGCATACGGTATTTTTTATCAGAATCCGGAAAGCAGATACATCAACGTACCTGTAGATCTCGATTTTCAGAAAGCACATCATTATATTTTCCAGGTGCAGCGAACGTCGGAAGGAAGAAGCCTTAGATTCGAGGCCTTTTATAAAAAATATGATGACCTGATTAAAGTTAAAAACCTGAGTTTTATTGACGGACAGAATCAATATGTACAAACTGCAGATAACAACAACGGCTACGGCTTTGCAAAAGGACTTGAACTATTCTGGAGAGATAAAAAGACTTTTGAAAACATTGATTACTGGATCAGCTATTCTTATCTGGATTCAAAAAGAGATTTTATGAATTATCCGGTAAGTCTAAAGCCCAACTTCGCTTCTGAACATACGCTTTCAGCAGTAGCCAAAAGATTTATACCGAAATGGAAAACAGGCTTTAATTTATCATACACTTACGCAAAAGGACGGCCATATTACGATATTGCGACCCAGGATGTGAACGGCGAACAGCAATATTTTGTTAGACACGAAGGCCGTTTGAAGGATTATAATGCGTTAAATTTCAGTGTAAATTATCTCCCGAATTTAGGAAAGAATGATGCAAAAGCCTTTACGGTTCTGGTATTAAGCGTATCGAATGTGCTGGGTTCAAAAAATGTGTATGGCTACAACTTTTCTATGGACGGAAGCAGAAATTCTGCAGTAGTACCGCCGGTAAATACCTTTGTTTTTATAGGAGCCTTTATCAGTTTCGGAGTCGATAAGACACAGAATGCCATCAACAATAATTTATAA